A region from the Desulfomarina profundi genome encodes:
- a CDS encoding PAS domain S-box protein: MNIAEHHTKLPIWAMGLLTILFCVFTLSYEKYVSEQAQEKLDQHARIIADDLWNFNFNGAIEYLKLAADSNHYEKLAVISHNGELFQEISTSFPTPLESILIRIHLTSRVILVSQIVYNNNIIGWIEAVWIPETLYTHLFVFIFFQMILLAVLLYSRIVGEKVKLEHMVNERTNELTRSNSILKKQIEERIHAEEALRKSEEKYRFLAENIEDVIWTLNTDFQYSYVSPVAEKMYGWKPKELVGSEMDKILVPTSCTVFRQFLKEINVFEKNDFNPPQPAILELEIKHKNGSTIWCEVTISFLFDDISGFTGTMWVARNITERRIAQREREELQEKLERSKKMESLGLLAGGVAHDLNNVLSGIVSYPDLILLDINQDSPLRERIETIRDSGIKAAEIVNDLLTLTRRGVFSTQVLNLNTLVKEYISSQNTGR; encoded by the coding sequence ATGAATATTGCCGAACACCACACAAAACTTCCAATATGGGCCATGGGACTGCTGACAATACTGTTCTGCGTCTTTACCCTGTCATATGAAAAATACGTGTCAGAACAGGCCCAGGAAAAACTTGACCAGCACGCCCGCATAATTGCCGATGACCTATGGAATTTCAATTTTAATGGGGCTATTGAATATCTAAAACTTGCCGCTGACTCCAATCACTATGAAAAACTCGCAGTAATCAGCCATAACGGTGAACTTTTTCAAGAAATTTCTACCTCTTTTCCAACTCCGCTTGAGTCGATTCTCATCAGAATCCATCTCACATCCAGGGTTATCCTGGTTTCGCAGATAGTATATAACAACAATATTATCGGCTGGATAGAAGCCGTCTGGATCCCTGAAACATTATATACCCACCTGTTTGTATTCATCTTTTTCCAGATGATTCTTCTGGCGGTTCTGTTATACAGCAGAATAGTCGGAGAAAAGGTCAAACTTGAACATATGGTCAATGAACGGACCAATGAACTGACCCGTTCCAACTCAATCCTGAAAAAGCAGATTGAAGAGCGCATCCACGCCGAGGAGGCCTTGAGAAAAAGTGAGGAAAAATATCGATTTCTAGCTGAAAATATTGAGGATGTAATCTGGACCTTGAACACGGATTTCCAATATTCATATGTCAGTCCGGTGGCCGAAAAAATGTACGGTTGGAAGCCGAAAGAACTGGTAGGATCGGAAATGGACAAGATTCTTGTACCGACATCCTGCACTGTCTTCAGGCAGTTTTTGAAAGAGATCAACGTTTTTGAAAAAAATGATTTCAATCCTCCACAACCTGCCATTTTAGAACTTGAAATTAAACATAAGAACGGTTCCACAATCTGGTGTGAAGTAACAATCTCTTTTCTCTTTGACGATATATCCGGGTTTACCGGGACCATGTGGGTGGCCAGGAACATCACGGAACGGCGTATTGCCCAACGGGAAAGAGAGGAACTGCAGGAAAAGCTGGAACGTTCCAAAAAAATGGAATCCCTTGGTCTCCTTGCCGGAGGAGTGGCTCATGATCTTAACAACGTGCTCTCGGGGATTGTCAGCTACCCCGATCTTATCCTGCTTGATATTAACCAGGACTCTCCCCTGCGTGAACGAATTGAAACCATTCGAGACTCAGGGATAAAGGCAGCGGAAATCGTAAATGACCTGCTGACTTTGACACGACGCGGTGTTTTTTCCACCCAGGTTTTAAATCTCAACACCCTGGTAAAAGAGTATATTTCCTCCCAGAATACAGGAAGATGA